In a single window of the Papaver somniferum cultivar HN1 chromosome 8, ASM357369v1, whole genome shotgun sequence genome:
- the LOC113306017 gene encoding uncharacterized protein LOC113306017, with amino-acid sequence MEDLNLLAADGIVICFCCPCLILQFIVFVLLRLPKKLVKKSKRLVRKRLRKKKNKKKNEKKIMVIENDRFSDEKDRIPRIASNSYNDCGWVMQEVEKALTEFSQQGEFAFGSFWGRRDDSRRLQPDLERMEFAEVVQYCNLRERMVVAEELEALVELQSG; translated from the coding sequence ATGGAAGATTTGAATTTGTTGGCTGCCGACGggattgtcatttgtttttgttgTCCTTGTTTGATTTTACAGTTTATCGTTTTCGTCTTGCTTAGACTACCTAAGAAACTGGTTAAGAAGTCTAAAAGGCTTGTTCGTAAGAGATTAcgcaagaaaaaaaataagaagaagaatgagaagaagattaTGGTGATTGAAAACGATCGATTTTCCGATGAAAAGGATAGAATTCCCAGAATTGCTTCAAACAGTTACAATGACTGTGGATGGGTTATGCAGGAAGTTGAGAAGGCTTTAACTGAATTCTCTCAGCAAGGAGAGTTTGCATTTGGAAGCTTTTGGGGTCGAAGAGACGACTCAAGAAGATTGCAACCAGATTTGGAAAGAATGGAATTTGCAGAGGTTGTGCAGTATTGCAATTTGAGAGAGAGAATGGTTGTTGCAGAGGAGCTGGAGGCACTTGTGGAACTGCAGAGTGGTTGA
- the LOC113302970 gene encoding proline-rich receptor-like protein kinase PERK8 translates to MASSPALVPPISSPPPTDPTTNSPPPTTVQPNATSDPPAPSTPSTPSAPPPQLPPTPIPGASPPIPGAPPPLPLSPPPIPLSPPPPSTSPPPPDPLPPTSPPVLTPPPSSPPVVPSPPPPVLSPPPPTESSPPTVPPYPPSTPPPSTPPPQTISPSPPPPDVSSPPPSFPPPSANPPGNSPPASDNSPPPPPTNSPPPPSDPASPPPTNSPPKAPPPLSQPTRPTPSPPAPSSNSTGGGLLPNPNPSPKVPDSPPQASAGNKGSNSTTIIAITVTVCIVAVVLLSLAFLYWRRRKKRNAGYHGGYVLPSPFDSSPRSDLSLFKSQSPVPLIGSGPSGAASDFAHSPPDHGGLSNSRALFTYEELLEVTDGFSDRNLLGEGGFGCVYKGNLADGREVAIKQLKIGGSQGEREFRAEVETISRVHHRHLVSLVGYCISDNQRLLIYDFVPNNTLYFHLHGENTAMDWATRLRVATGAARGIAYLHEYCHPRIIHRDIKSSNILLDNNFDALVSDFGLARLALDANTHVSTRVMGTFGYLAPEYASSGKLTEKSDVYSFGVVLLELISGRKPVDASQPLGDESLVEWARPLLSDALDKRDFDGLVDPKLKGNYVPTEMFRMVEAAATCARHSATKRPSMGQVVRALECIDDDSDINNGMRAGESEVFDSRQQSAEIRLFQRMAFGGQDYSTDFFSRGSYT, encoded by the exons ATGGCTTCTTCTCCTGCTTTGGTTCCACCTATTTCATCACCTCCTCCTACAGATCCTACTACAAATTCACCACCACCCACTACAGTTCAACCAAATGCAACATCTGATCCACCAGCCCCTTCAACTCCATCCACACCTTCAGCGCCACCACCTCAATTGCCTCCTACTCCCATTCCTGGTGCATCTCCACCCATTCCTGGTGCACCTCCACCTTTACCCTTGTCGCCTCCACCCATACCATTGTCACctccaccaccatcaacatcaccaccacctcccGATCCATTGCCTCCAACTTCTCCACCTGTTCTCACTCCTCCACCATCTTCCCCTCCAGTTGTGCCCTCACCACCTCCTCCAGTActatcaccaccacctcccactgAAAGTTCACCTCCCACAGTTCCTCCTTACCCTCCCTCCACACCACCTCCCTCCACACCTCCCCCTCAAACAATTTCcccttctccaccaccacctgATGTTTCCTCTCCCCCCCCTAGTTTTCCGCCGCCATCAGCTAATCCACCTGGAAATTCACCTCCAGCATCTGATAAttcaccacctcctcctcctacGAATAGTCCACCTCCCCCATCTGATCCTGCATCTCCACCCCCCACAAATTCCCCTCCAAAAGCACCTCCACCACTTTCACAACCAACACGTCCTACTCCATCTCCTCCTGCTCCTTCTTCAAATTCTACAGGCGGTGGATTACTcccaaatccaaatccaagtcCTAAAGTTCCTGATTCACCGCCACAAGCTTCTGCAGGTAATAAGGGAAGTAATTCAACTACCATAATAGCTATCACTGTCACAGTATGCATTGTAGCGGTTGTTCTCCTTTCCTTAGCTTTCCTGTATTGGAGGAGACGAAAGAAAAGAAATGCTGGATATCATGGTGGCTACGTTTTGCCTTCTCCTTTCGATTCTTCCCCACGGTCGG ATCTATCTTTGTTTAAATCCCAGTCTCCAGTTCCTCTAATAGGAAGTGGACCAAGTGGTGCAGCTAGTGATTTTGCACATTCACCACCAGATCATGGTGGATTAAGCAACTCAAGGGCATTGTTCACATATGAAGAACTGTTGGAAGTTACAGATGGGTTTTCAGATCGCAATCTTTTGGGAGAAGGCGGTTTCGGTTGTGTCTACAAAGGAAATTTGGCTGATGGAAGAGAAGTGGCTATAAAACAATTAAAGATTGGTGGTTCGCAGGGAGAACGTGAATTCAGAGCTGAAGTTGAGACGATTAGTCGTGTACATCATCGTCATTTGGTTTCACTTGTAGGGTATTGCATATCTGATAATCAAAGACTGCTTATTTACGACTTTGTTCCAAACAATACCCTATATTTTCATCTCCATG GGGAAAATACAGCGATGGATTGGGCAACTCGACTTAGAGTTGCCACTGGTGCAGCTCGTGGAATAGCTTACCTGCACGAATATT GTCATCCTCGGATAATACACAGGGATATCAAGTCATCGAACATTCTATTAGAtaataattttgatgctttg GTTTCAGATTTTGGGCTTGCAAGGTTGGCATTGGATGCAAATACACATGTTTCCACTCGTGTAATGGGAACCTTTGG ATACCTGGCTCCTGAATACGCATCTAGTGGGAAGTTGACTGAAAAGTCTGATGTGTACTCATTCGGGGTTGTGCTGCTAGAATTAATTTCCGGGCGCAAGCCTGTGGACGCATCTCAACCTTTAGGAGATGAGAGCCTGGTTGAATGG GCTCGGCCATTACTTAGTGATGCACTTGACAAAAGAGACTTTGATGGATTGGTGGACCCAAAGCTCAAAGGAAACTATGTACCAACTGAGATGTTCCGGATGGTTGAAGCAGCTGCAACGTGTGCGCGGCATTCAGCTACGAAGAGACCTAGTATGGGTCAG GTGGTGAGGGCTTTAGAATGTATAGATGATGATTCAGATATAAACAATGGAATGAGGGCAGGCGAAAGTGAGGTGTTTGATTCAAGACAGCAGTCTGCTGAGATCAGGTTGTTTCAAAGGATGGCATTTGGCGGTCAGGATTACAGTACTGATTTTTTTAGTCGAGGTAGCTATACTTGA
- the LOC113302971 gene encoding HD domain-containing protein 2-like has translation MGLTTMATNHFTSSSSFTVTPNFQTRSSSSPSFLSRISSLKLDLYKDAPKILAIRCCQNRNSDSISASFTGDDGVGSKKSSSVSSSSSSSAIDFLTLCHRLKTTKRKGWVNHGIKGPESIADHMYRMAIMALIAGDLPGVNRERCIKIAIVHDIAEAIVGDITPSDGIPKAEKSRREQAALNEMCVLLGGGLRADEIQELWTEYENNASIEANLVKDFDKVEMILQALEYEMEHGKVLDEFFLSTAGKFQTEIGKSWAAEIISRRNSRSGKNV, from the exons ATGGGATTAACAACAATGGCAACTAATCACTTTACCTCTTCATCCTCCTTCACTGTAACTCCAAATTTCCAAACTCGTTCTTCTTCATCACCGTCTTTCCTTTCTCGTATCTCCTCCCTAAAACTTGATCTATACAAAGATGCGCCTAAAATCCTTGCAATTCGTTGTTGTCAAAACCGTAATTCAGATTCTATAAGTGCTTCATTTACAGGTGACGATGGTGTTGGATCAAAGAAATCATCTTCGGTTTcatcgtcatcttcttcttctgcaatCGATTTTCTCACTTTATGTCACCGTCTGAAG ACCACCAAAAGGAAGGGATGGGTCAATCATGGGATAAAGGGTCCCGAATCAATTGCTGATCACATGTACCGCATGGCAATAATGGCCTTGATTGCTGGCGACCTACCTGGTGTAAACAGGGAAAG GTGTATCAAGATAGCAATTGTGCATGATATTGCAGAAG CTATTGTTGGAGATATAACACCCTCGGATGGTATTCCTAAAGCAGAGAAAAGCAGGCGGGAGCAAGCAGCGTTAAATGAAATGTGTGTACTTCTCGGAGGGGGACTTAGAG CTGATGAGATACAAGAACTATGGACGGAGTACGAGAACAACGCTTCTATAGAGGCCAATCTTGTGAAAGATTTTGATAag GTTGAGATGATTCTGCAAGCCTTGGAGTATGAAATGG AACATGGGAAGGTCCTTGATGAGTTTTTTCTGTCCACGGCAG GCAAGTTTCAGACAGAAATTGGGAAGAGTTGGGCAGCTGAGATCATTTCTAGAAGAAACTCGAGGTCGGGAAAAAATGTTTGA